The genomic interval CTCGACCCTCGTGACCAGCGGCAGGACGGCGTTGACCTTGGCCAGCCTCTCCTCATCCTTGAGTTTCTTGGTTCCCTGGACGTATTGCAGGTAGCCGCGCAGCGCCAGCACCTGGTGCGTCATCTTCTTGGAAGACTTGGCCAGGGCCAGAAGCGGCTCCGCCGCGCCGGCGTCCTCCGGCCACATGCTGGGCCACGTTGACAACGTGCGCACCGCCTCGTCCTGGACGGTCTCCTCCTTGTCGCTGATGGCTGCTTGCACGGCGGCCAGGGCGCCGGGTCCGCCGGCGCAGGCCAGCGCATGCAGGGCGATGACGCGGAGGGCGGCATCGCCGCTCCGCGAGGGCGCCGAGGGCCTCAATAGCGGCGCCGCGAACCTCCGCATCGGCATCGTCGACGCACCGCGCAATCGTGGGAAGTGCGGCGGCAATTCGCCGCTGCTTGGCCACTTCGATGACGGCTTGGCGCATCTTGCCGGTCGCCTGGGCCAGGCGGGTCACGAGTTCGGCATCGACGTCCTGGCCGGGCAGTCTGGTGAGCGTTCCCTTGGCCTTCTGAGCCACTTCCGCATCGCTGTCGACCGCGGCCTCCAGCAGCACCGGCACGCAAGAGACGTTGCCGAACCGCGCCAGCGCGTCCATGGCGGCGACCCGCACGTGGGTCGGGCCGGTCTTGACCACGGCGAGAACCGCGGGCAACGCCTTGGCGTCGTCGCGGTCGGCCAGGGCCATGAGCATCAGGGCCTGCCGGTCCGACGCCGCCCGGCCCATCTCGGCGGCCAGCGCCTCGGTCGCCTCGGGGCCGGGCAGTTCGCGGGCCGTGCGCAGGCCGATGCCGAAGACCGCGTTGTCCGTCGACCTCAGTTGCTCGACCAGCAGGGGGACGCCGGCGGCCCCGCGAGCGAGAATCGCCCCGCGGGTCGCCTCGAGAATCCTCTGTTTGGGCACATCGGCCTTGCGGACCGCGTCATACAACCGCACGGCCTCGTCGCGGTTGCCGTCGGCGAGGAACCGTTCGGCGCACAGAATGCAGCCCTCCGCGATCGTCGGGCGAACCGCGGGCGGTGCGCCGGCCAGCAACGGCTCCAAGGCCTTGGCGGCCGAGGCGCCGCCGATGCGACCCAGGGCGGCGGCCGAGGCCGACGCCACCTCGGCATCGGCGTCCTTGAGCCTCTGGACGAGCCCGTCGACCGCCTTCGCGTCGCGCCGCACGCCGATGGAGTTGATCACCCCGACGAGCAGCCTGCCCTGGACCTTGTCCATCGCCTGGCGCAGCGCATCGTCGGCCGCCGGATCGGGAATCGCCTCCAGGGCGATCCGCGCCCAGGACGCCAGTTCCTTATCCGGCAGGAGCGCCGCCAGCGCCGGAACGGCCGCCTTGCTGCCATAGATGGCCAGTTGCTTGCAGGTGATGGCCTTGTCCTGCGGCGGGGCATCCGAGGTGAGCACGGCGATCAGTTTGCTTTCCGAAACGGGGTCCTGGTTCTCGGCGGCGGCGAGAGGGGGGCGGTTCATGGCGGCCATCGCGCAGGCCGCCGACACCAGCACAGCCCCACACAGTGCAAGAGACCGAATCTTGAACATTATCATTCTCCTAGCAGTCAGGTGGTTTCCCGGAATGTCGGATCCTACAGCCGC from Planctomycetota bacterium carries:
- a CDS encoding HEAT repeat domain-containing protein, which codes for MFKIRSLALCGAVLVSAACAMAAMNRPPLAAAENQDPVSESKLIAVLTSDAPPQDKAITCKQLAIYGSKAAVPALAALLPDKELASWARIALEAIPDPAADDALRQAMDKVQGRLLVGVINSIGVRRDAKAVDGLVQRLKDADAEVASASAAALGRIGGASAAKALEPLLAGAPPAVRPTIAEGCILCAERFLADGNRDEAVRLYDAVRKADVPKQRILEATRGAILARGAAGVPLLVEQLRSTDNAVFGIGLRTARELPGPEATEALAAEMGRAASDRQALMLMALADRDDAKALPAVLAVVKTGPTHVRVAAMDALARFGNVSCVPVLLEAAVDSDAEVAQKAKGTLTRLPGQDVDAELVTRLAQATGKMRQAVIEVAKQRRIAAALPTIARCVDDADAEVRGAAIEALGALAERRCRPPRHRPACAGLRRRTRRPGRRASSHQRQGGDRPGRGGAHVVNVAQHVAGGRRRGGAASGPGQVFQEDDAPGAGAARLPAIRPGNQETQG